DNA from Labrus bergylta chromosome 3, fLabBer1.1, whole genome shotgun sequence:
GTATACCGGTACCTTCTTGTAATATTCACACGAGAGTTGATCCACTTCCTCTTGCATAATCCGCAGTTTTGCCTTCAGGACTCGTATTTGAGCATCTGAAACACCTTAACAAAACAGAGCAGTGACCAGTTCTAGACTTCTAATCAAATACAATAAATGCAAAATACAATCAAACGTATCAAGTTCATCATGTGTTTTACATAAAGAGTTAATTAGAGTTTAAGCTTCAATTAAGATTGAGTGCCAAGGTGTCATCATGATAAAAAAGTATCATGTTCTAGTAGGTTTGAGATCCAACATGaatccaaacacaaaaataatctGTGAGAAAACATGTATATCTAATCATGCAAACAAGTGCAAACAAACTATTATTGCTGTAAAATCCACTCGAAATTCTCTACAAAAAAACCTTCCACCAAATGTCTGTTGTGAGAAATTCATGaacataaatactttttttcatttataataaaatgaatatgaATTCATATTTGTGGGCTTTATGTTCCATGTCCACCATACTACTTTGAGATTCGCttcaaatgtaaagtgtgtattatttttattattattgtcaaaCTTACCTGATACTATATTGTCTCCAGCATCATCCACAACATTTTCTGTGGTAACAGTGTCGTCGTTAATCTTCTCCTCCATACTTTGAATAGTCTTTGCTAGAAAACAATCATCTGAGTCTTCTACAGCTGCAGGATCCTCCACTTGAGATGTCTTTGTGGTCCTGAAATCAGAAAACAATGTGTGCTCTTATAGTTTCCTTGTAAATAGAGTTTGATGCAGAATATACTAAACCAAATCTTTGACCTATAGGACCATACTTTTCTTTGAAAATGATCTCAAATCAAACTTACACTGTTTTACGTTGAGGCTCTTTTCCTTGTTTTCTACTACACATTGTTTTGGATGTTGAAGTGGCCCGTTTGTTGTTTAACACCTGAGAAAAAGGTAACTTTTTTACAAGTAGCAACAATTTTTCCTTCAGCATTGACAAAGTATACTAGTGCATTGTAAGAAGTACTGCTTGTGTTACACACATAGAGCATGACTTTATACACTGACTCAATACCTCAACTCCAGGCTCCTGACGAAGCTTAATTATCCTGCAGAGGAATGGAGAATATATCCATACATAAATCAATAAGCACATTTAAGATCTTGTTGATTAAGTGACCTCTCTCTGTGGCTTTACAGTGAAACACTCACTATTTGTCTACAATCATTTATTACCCTGAATTATCTTCATCCTCATTGTCAGTCAAAAGAAGGGTGGAAAGGGGTCTCGACAGAACTTCACTCTGTTCTCTCTGAAATCAAGAAAATACCAAGACAAAGTTAACCTGTTTAAAGCAAATATGAGATAATACAACAAAAgatagtttttatttctttagaaACATGTTGATAACTCACTATAAGTTGTTCTGCCTGTTTGACGAGATCTGCTGTTTTGGCTTCCAGCTCTGCATTGAGGAGCCTGAAAGAGGTAAGAGGGGAAAGAGGACATTGCATAGCAGCACATTTTATACATTACATTAACAGAGCTTTTGTGCTATAGGACTTCCACATTTGTAgtcatatttaattaattattaacaCATTATTCATAGAAATTTAATTCAAGTCAAGATTTGTAAAGTTTATTATTTCCAAAAAAATAACATACAATGCAAATGCATGTCAATCTATTTAGTatatttctacatatatgaatAATTGCTActggaaacacaaaataaaatatgtgtcTTGTAAATATACTTTCATAAGTGatctttttactttaaattgaaGCAAAGCCTAAATCTCTTGTAACATCCAGTCTTACTTGTATTGTTCTTCCTTAGCAAAGAGGTCATCTGTGTGCTGCTTTGATGAACCCGAGGCAGATTTAACCTGGGGTCTAACTTCAGCCCTCTTGGACATCTCAGCCTTGCCACTGGAAGGTGGACATTTCTTCAGAGATAAGAAATCAGAGCAGTTAAAACACATTGCATCAGATATGAAATATGTAGGCCAATATTAGCTTATTTCAGAAATTCAGCTTTAATtggctgataaaaaaaacaaaaaaccctgaAGTATAGAAATGGCAAACACATGTCAGCATTATGTCCATCAGGGAGTTTTGGTTTCAAGTAAGAGGTGTTTACTTGtattctttttaatttgaagagATCCAATTATACCTAAGGcacgtttgtttttgtgaaagtACAGTAactcaaacaaaaaatgtataatcGTTCCCCAAACagatacattttaattataCTGCGACTTGAAACTCATTGTGAAAAGAATTGATAATTACTGGCTTATCATGCTGATGTTCAGTGTATATTTCAACCACTGAATCACTTTTTTTACGATTAAAAAGTAttacatacatttacaaaatgccTCATAGGTTTCCTCCAGCCTGAAGGCTAATTAACGCTATCTTGTGTGGATTAAGAGCTACTTCACTAGTTCAAACAGATTCACATTTATACGTTTGCTAGTACAAATAAAACGTTCTTTAAATAAGCATTTGAACAATACATgtgaaaaatgactttaaaaccTGAGAGACGACGAGCCGAGGCTTAGAGACCTTTTTATCACAACCTCTCCCAGACATCCTGACCAGAAACAAATGTCTCTCCGGTTGCATAGCAACTGAATCCAACACGCGAACTAGGTACGGTAGCTCAGTTAGGACATGTGAAGGCGAACTTTAAACAGAAAGTCAACACTACACTTTTCATCGATTACCGGAAGAAACCATGGCCAAAATAACCCACAGGTTCgataataaattaaaatcatgCATATATGTAAATCATTAATCTGATGAATTCACCTTTGTTTAGCTGTAGAAAACAAAGGGTAGGCTGTTAAAACAAATCTGAGGAGTTAAGAAGAACAACATTTCCATCTGAAATGTAATATAGCTGAATGAATATAAAGTAACAATAAAACAGTCCTCTGGACGATACATACTGCAATACACCTTTACACTCAGCACCCCTCACCCCAATtgcttcgttttttttttttaaatattgcaaCATATGTTTTGTTTAGTCTGTTTAATATTTTAAGATATTGTTGGCTAACCCCTCATTCTTGTCATGTCATGCCACTGCACCGCATTATTTTTGTTCTATTTGTGTGCAACCTGCCAAAAAGtgttgtataaataaatatgtcatgCACCAAAAATCATCAACATATTACCCTGTAGTAAATTAAAGCAAAGGGTAATCCAATTTTCAATACACAAATGGAACAACATCAACgacatttataataataatataataataataataattaataataataatagcaataataataataataataataataatagtaataatagtagtaataataattataattataataataataatataataataataatagtaatagagtaataataatataatagcaataataataatgataataataataatagtagtaataataataataataataataataataataataataataataatataatagtaATAAAAGTACATTACAAGTAATAATGAAAACATCTCTAAACTTTAACcttagaaaacatttatttttgtttgactGACGGATCAGCAGCAACACAAAATCGTTTAGGTTCAGCTTAGTATTCTAGGCTTCTGcttacatgttgtttttaatgcttGGGTTCTTAGTGCGCATGCGTTTGCCCAACAGCCACTACTCACcatgcacatgcacagaaatCCCATAACGTGAGGGGCTCAGCGCACCGTAGGACGAGCTAGTTGTTTTTAGCTGTCTGTGTACTAGTTACGTCCGTATTTATATGCATGCACCCCCTGCGTCTATGGGAGACACGTAGTTTTGCTGCACAGCCTCTTTAATTCACCAAGTGTCCGGACTTGAAGCGAGCGATGTCGGAGGAGGACTGGGCggcgacaacaacaacaacagggcGCGCTCATGTCCCGTTAGCATCACAACGTCCTCTGGTCCATGTCGCTTAACACTGCAAGGAGAGTACACCCGTCCTCCACGCCTCCCGTCCAGTTTAGCCCAGTCTATTCCGGTCCCGAGGCCCACTGTGATGGCAGAGGAAGACCCCCAGCAGCAGTCGGACAGCGGGGTGGCGAGGAGCCTGCCCGGCCTGCTCCCCGGGCTGCAGGGCGCCGAGGCCAGTGCCCTGCAGCTTCGGATCAAGAACTCCATCTGGTGAGGAGGTGTTCACATACTACAGGGTGCAGGCTTTGATTCTGTGAGGGAAATCTagataaaaacattcattatcTGAACCCTTTAGTTTCAAGTAAGCGGTGTTTACTTGGTGCGAGTCACAAAATCATAACACAGGAGTACTTCATTACTAGGAGGACTGTAGACCTGCATGCAAAACGCTATATCATTAAGTATATCAGTAAAGTAAATAGCACTGGTTGAGCAGAATTTTAGTCTTAAGTACAATATCCTAACTTATTGTATTTCTAATTCAAACTGATGTAAGGTACTTCATAGCCTGCTACTGGTGAAGCCGGTTTTACATACGGTGGTTTAATCTACAGCAGTGCTTCCCATTTCATAAGCTGATCAAATGCTTCAAGTATAAATGAACAATAGCAAAGTAAGAGAAGCTGTTAAAACAAGTCAACTTAGTAACACAACATTTCACACTGGAATTGATTGGCAGTGTAAACACAAGTAGGCTATTTAAGTACTTTCCATTGAAATGAAGTAAGAATAGAATTGAATGGAAGTGCTCGAGGTGCAGTACTCACATTAGTGTAAGTGTTCCCAGTCACATTTCATCACTGTACGTACAGTAGCTTTGATTATCTATTAAAATGTAGTGTCCAAGCTGGGAGTCCAGTACACACATAATttagtgatgtcatcagtggcTTTGTAGTTCAGGCTGAGATAGGGAGGATTTATATAAAGTTTTTATATCAACTGTTAAGCTGCAGGAGATGACTTTTTTATTGGCATCATGTTGGACACGTTTTATTAAAATTTACCATAAAGCATTTTTTGGCATCATAATTTGTTGATCCGATAGATGTTGGCAATCCTGAGGTGTTTGTTCTTTATCTGTCATTCTGCTTTATCATTATGACACTTAAAGTCACCAGTAATTCTATGGATAATGATTTTAAgacaagacactgaaccccacgTTGCTCCTGATGGCATAGCGCTTGGTGTGTGActttgtatgaatgggattagttaatattGACCGGCACCCTGCCATCAGTGTAGACGGTGGTGTAAATATGACATatagtgtaaaagcgctttgagtggCCTGAAGACTAGAGAAGCGCTACATAAGTACAGTCTGTTTACCATTTACCTCACATGTTCCTTCTCATTTCTCTATTTACTGATTGGTCAAAAGCATCATCACAGTTGTAAACAGCAGTATACATGTTGTGGTAGCTGTAGCAGAGGATCAATTGGCTATTCAGTTCATTCAAACCTGTTATGTTATTCTAATTATCCAAGTTCACAGTCGCATATTTAAAAGAGCTTACTGAACCCACTGACCTTTGCTTTTCCTGAAATGACCATTTCTTATGACTGAGAATGGTTGTATATAAACAAATCTAAGTGAGAGAGcctgaatgtattttgtttgcATCAACAATACTTAGCTTTAAATGAATGTGAAGATAAAATGAGTAGCTATGAATAAGGACGACTGGCACCAATGGctattcacaaacaaacaagaagtaTTTCTACAAACTGAATGCAAGGACTAGGAGCGAGTAAAAGTTAAGATTGACCGTATAAGAAAATAATACCAACCTTTTATACCATGATGATTCTTTATATAATCAGCGGTTGCTATTGTTTCATGCTGTGTTCTTACTGAAATGCCCTTTTGTGTCTGAATAAAGCTGAGCACTACCACGTATATGTCAAACAGCCATAAAATGTCAAGAGACTGAACCACCAGAAAGCAGTTTGTCCTTAATGTTTTTTTCGGCTATTAATGATTTGAATTGTATAGGCAGGCGTGATCCTCCTCATATTTGTGGGGATACAAATAATTTAACACTAGCAACACTTGTAATATTTTTCAAAGTAGGATACCATTCTCTTTCAAAATCAGCATGAAGAGTCACATTGACTGTCTGTGACCGGTGTCTCTGTTTCACTTGAATATTGATACTGAAATATCGGCAGCGACGATTCTGTCCTTCCAAAATATCGGCAGACACCTGTCTCCGCTCTCCATGTGCTAACCCTTCATGTCCCTGATTCGTCCTGCTCTCAATATCTTTAACCCTTAAGAGGATTAGGGCATAAATGTTGACGTTCACCTTGACGACCTGCTTCTCAGACGTTCTTTGTCGAATGAGACAGTCTTGGTGTCAGGAAGTTCATTTGCATTATCAACAACTAATGTGGACTTTCAGCAGGGAATATATCACAAGATCTTATCAGAAATGTCtctggtatttttttaaaaactttttcttAACCAAGTGTCATGTGTCAGTGAGTTGACCTGGCTGCCAAATCTGCTCACAAACAGCTTAATGATGGCCTTTCCCGCACTAGGAAAGCTCCGGCCCCCTGGTTACAGTAAATTAAAGTGAACTGTTCTTGTCATGGCTTAGGGCATCCCCTGATTCTGACCTGTCTCTGAATTCAACCTGCCTTCTGTCTCACCGTCAACAACATCCTGACTGGACTGCAGATTAAGAACTAGACCAGGAGAGGTTAAACATGTTTCTGCTGTGACTCTTTGTGGTTTGAATCAGTCTGGAGCTTTAGGATGAATGCTCTCTTATTCTTGTTTTTGCCTGAATATGTAATCTTTCACAAAACTGTCACACAGGATAAACTCATTGTTCTGAACTTTATATTTGTACTGTATTCTTGAGAGAAACGGCCCACTAATGAAGAATATACAGTTGGTAGTGTAGAGAGTTGAGAGTTGGAACATCCGGGAACTTGAAgtgataatatttttttttgcatttcttaaaatatgtttaagtATTACATTGAGAAAGACATCTATGAGTTATGGGTGGAacataatttatatatatatctatatatatatagatatatatatatcgaaTTCTGCCTTCAAGGTTGAATGGTATAAGACAGATGTAAAGTATATTTACTCTATGCCAGTCCATGAAACACTCTGCCCTGTGTGATAAAAGCCGTCTGTCAGAGACAATAATACCAgagtgtctctctccctctctctctctctctctccccctttttttacaTATGACAACATATGTTCCTGGCGTGGGATATATGACCTGAGAGATGCTAAAGGGAGGGTCGACACATACCAAACATTcctgtgctttataaataaatagactTTAGTCATAAGTGCTCATGTTACACCAGCTTCATACTAATTTATACTATGTCTTCATTTTGCAGCAAATCCGTTCAATCAAAAGTGGAAAACATTCTGGTAAGTattctttactcttttttttttttcaaattgcagttttaatctttttttttcttacaaaggTTTTTGGGGGTAAAAATTGCATACAATCcattgtttatttttggtttgAGAACATAGAGTTAAATTTGTTTGATTATGGGCCTTTTGCCCCTTCTTGTATACAATTTACAAAGAAAGGACAGATCAGTCTGATGCAGATCTTAAGAAACAACTAATAAAAACTTGACATCTATACTGACATGGTGACGTCTACTGGTTGGTTGTTATGACCTCCATCAATGTAAGGTGTATGATGCCATTTATATTTGAAAGAAGGTTGAAGATTTGTTCAACTTGCCCAGACCCTAGAAAAAGTGTTCTTCCCCAGGATGTCAGCTCAGTGTAAAGTCCGTGTGATGGGCCGATAATTCAGGGACACACATACTGATTTGCAGTGAGACTCTATGAATGATGAAACGAGATAAACCTCTGACTGCAGCTTCAGTGATGGTTCAGATATGCTCTCAGTAATCCCGCCTCATATagttttctcctctctgaaTGGAGTTTAAATCAGTGTGTTATTCAACATGAATGAGCTCTTCAGAGTACCTGTAGTCAGGGCCCTGGTAGCttgagaggtgccagtccacttcctgagcactgccgaggtgcccttgagcaaggcatcgaacccccccccaccagtTCAGGAGTGcttgctgtgggcagccccctcactctgaaacctagccttaatgcatgtccataggatcctgtttgtgcatgtgtgtgtatttcagaccatgtgtgtgtagcatgttctttagacagaggggaaaaaaacgaattcataaagtataaattattattattaaaaaaaactcgaCACAAAGCTAAACTAAAAACGATTACTTTGTATAGTAAAACCAGctgcttttcattcaaaataagCTTAAAACCAAAATTATTAGGAATTCTTATTGTAGAAATGTCTGTATTGATAAACCGCTAATCTAGCTATTTATAATCGCTGAGTCAATTCATATACCAATCAGTGTATCTCCACTAAGTTTTCTCAGTTATGTGGCTCTCTGTTACATGTTTGATAGTTCTTCTTGTGTACACAGGCCAACAATGTCCTCAGAATGATGCACTACAAAGGTTCATGTGGAACATCATTAGAAATACAGATCATCGTAAACACCAACTGATAAAGTTTAACATTTCTTCATCTAAAACAACTTCTTGTatttacatgtctggttcatGGCTGCCCTCTGTTACTGTATAATAAGCTATGAGTGAGCTGTGGTTCCCTAACAACCAAGTAGTTAAAGAGTGAGCACACACAGAACAGAATTTATTCTTAGGAGCCAATTGAGAGAGTGAATATTTCCGAGTGAAGACATGTATGTCTGTGCACTCAGCAGCAGGCAGCGAGCTGTCTCGGCAGAAGGGCTAACAGCAGAGGATTGTAGTTCACCTTACACGCTCCCCTACTCCCTCTCTGTGTTCGTACTGTTCCCGTGGACATGTTTGTGTCTCTACTCTATATCAGTATCAAGGCAGAATATTTATACTTTGTAACTATACGCTGCTAAGCTTAAGCTCAAGTAAAACTTTTCCATGCTACTCACTTGTAGAACGGATGGTTAACTTAAAGGGATGGTGTACGAATGAAATGTAGTTTATGGATTACCCAAAACAGCATTTTCATAGAATTGCACATAGACTTTGTGTGAGTGCTCCACTTAGTACTGCACCGGTGCAATTTTGGAATCAAGATGAACTCTActaaaacagcagcatgaatTGGTGTTGAAGAAGAAGCCTTTTTTTGCACTCGttgttgtttataaaaaaaactcagggTTTATGTGAGTAGTCACTAATGTGGCCTCACGCAGAAGGAAGGAGTGGGTTGCTGAAGTCTGATGAATTCTTTCTAACTATTCAACCTCCAATCATTCTTTTACTTTTGAATTTGTAATCTTCTTCCCTATCTGAGAATGATTTAAATTATATCACCTGATGATTGGGATCCTTTGAGCTACATGCTAACGCCAGTAAGACAAAACAAACTATAGATGATTGGACTCTCATTAGATTGGCAAGTTGTTTCATCAAATAGAGCAATACAAATTTCAATCTGTTAATGTCATTAGATGAAAAGTTAGGGGGATTAATTACTACTAAACTGGAGGAGATGTTGATGCTTGTTTGAACCAGAT
Protein-coding regions in this window:
- the tex9 gene encoding testis-expressed protein 9 isoform X3 — encoded protein: MSKRAEVRPQVKSASGSSKQHTDDLFAKEEQYKLLNAELEAKTADLVKQAEQLIREQSEVLSRPLSTLLLTDNEDEDNSGIIKLRQEPGVEVLNNKRATSTSKTMCSRKQGKEPQRKTVTTKTSQVEDPAAVEDSDDCFLAKTIQSMEEKINDDTVTTENVVDDAGDNIVSGVSDAQIRVLKAKLRIMQEEVDQLSCEYYKKDDENAKLIVKMKELEEDRARLQKTTSIQQTQIEKHRALAEESAKKCDGLQVQVSALHKEIENLNRSQKQAAAVHGTVEVRLNRALEEVEKLKTQLNKMKQADKDKTSEELQSKENLLAENKMLKKQKAELIVGFKKQLKLIDILKRQKMHFEAAKLLSFTEDEFMKALDWGKS
- the tex9 gene encoding testis-expressed protein 9 isoform X2, which codes for MGFLCMCMKCPPSSGKAEMSKRAEVRPQVKSASGSSKQHTDDLFAKEEQYKLLNAELEAKTADLVKQAEQLIREQSEVLSRPLSTLLLTDNEDEDNSGIIKLRQEPGVEVLNNKRATSTSKTMCSRKQGKEPQRKTVTTKTSQVEDPAAVEDSDDCFLAKTIQSMEEKINDDTVTTENVVDDAGDNIVSGVSDAQIRVLKAKLRIMQEEVDQLSCEYYKKDDENAKLIVKMKELEEDRARLQKTTSIQQTQIEKHRALAEESAKKCDGLQVQVSALHKEIENLNRSQKQAAAVHGTVEVRLNRALEEVEKLKTQLNKMKQADKDKTSEELQSKENLLAENKMLKKQKAELIVGFKKQLKLIDILKRQKMHFEAAKLLSFTEDEFMKALDWGKS
- the tex9 gene encoding testis-expressed protein 9 isoform X1, which encodes MSGRGCDKKVSKPRLVVSQKCPPSSGKAEMSKRAEVRPQVKSASGSSKQHTDDLFAKEEQYKLLNAELEAKTADLVKQAEQLIREQSEVLSRPLSTLLLTDNEDEDNSGIIKLRQEPGVEVLNNKRATSTSKTMCSRKQGKEPQRKTVTTKTSQVEDPAAVEDSDDCFLAKTIQSMEEKINDDTVTTENVVDDAGDNIVSGVSDAQIRVLKAKLRIMQEEVDQLSCEYYKKDDENAKLIVKMKELEEDRARLQKTTSIQQTQIEKHRALAEESAKKCDGLQVQVSALHKEIENLNRSQKQAAAVHGTVEVRLNRALEEVEKLKTQLNKMKQADKDKTSEELQSKENLLAENKMLKKQKAELIVGFKKQLKLIDILKRQKMHFEAAKLLSFTEDEFMKALDWGKS